A stretch of the Leptospiraceae bacterium genome encodes the following:
- a CDS encoding von Willebrand factor type A domain-containing protein: protein MKAFFVFLCTGFLLFHCSSSEESYSSNSYNTYYNKLYNYSYYTTSKNPISDFPVLVGDKAFLELKLMSERDQIPYTSSIATEELINSIPYHYDFEEEGGPLQVYTETSASPFDKKKVVSLIALKTKSKNVVEVKIPPRNLVIVADTSGSMSGDLRIGLLKKTLKDLSHTLNEKDVFSLISFESEAKILIKELNGKESMVLQKSIAALEANGGTNAWPAIQLAYKIARSLHEPNQYTKIIFATDGDFGGVNEKEFYTLIAKEKKAGIEFSVLGYGVESNNKVMDTLIEKGLATCNYIQTETIARSSLFKEVLSPYSLSLKDLKVSLEFNPKLVKLHRLIGFEKNYVYKKPVPNELPGDYTVSTFYEMLIDETSTEKELFKIKLNYMENNGNLGSIQKNVYKDTNSAFDKSADFRFALGVAGFGMFLNRYPITDAVDYNLVIHLMQDALDYDPQSYRSELFKIVLKYRNMQ, encoded by the coding sequence ATGAAGGCCTTTTTTGTTTTTTTATGCACGGGTTTCCTTTTATTTCATTGTTCCAGTTCAGAAGAATCTTATTCTTCTAATTCCTATAATACCTACTACAATAAACTCTATAATTATTCTTACTACACTACTTCCAAAAATCCGATTTCGGATTTCCCTGTACTAGTAGGTGATAAGGCTTTTTTAGAGTTAAAGCTGATGTCAGAAAGAGATCAAATTCCTTATACTTCAAGCATTGCTACTGAAGAATTGATAAATAGCATTCCCTATCATTACGATTTTGAAGAGGAGGGAGGACCTTTGCAGGTTTATACCGAAACCTCTGCCTCTCCTTTTGATAAGAAAAAAGTGGTAAGTCTCATCGCCCTGAAAACAAAGAGTAAGAACGTGGTGGAAGTTAAAATTCCTCCTCGAAATCTTGTAATTGTAGCCGACACCTCCGGTTCTATGTCGGGAGATCTCCGCATCGGACTATTAAAGAAAACCTTAAAAGACCTGAGTCATACCTTAAATGAAAAAGATGTTTTTAGCCTGATAAGTTTTGAATCGGAAGCTAAAATTCTTATCAAGGAATTAAATGGCAAAGAAAGTATGGTATTACAAAAATCTATAGCTGCTTTAGAAGCCAATGGTGGAACCAATGCCTGGCCTGCTATACAATTAGCCTACAAAATAGCCAGATCACTACATGAGCCGAATCAATACACCAAAATTATTTTTGCTACCGACGGAGACTTCGGGGGTGTGAATGAAAAAGAGTTTTATACATTAATAGCTAAAGAGAAAAAAGCAGGAATCGAGTTTTCCGTTTTAGGCTATGGTGTAGAGAGTAATAACAAGGTTATGGATACGCTTATCGAAAAGGGTCTCGCCACTTGTAATTATATACAAACCGAAACTATAGCAAGAAGTTCTCTATTCAAAGAAGTTTTAAGTCCGTATTCGTTGAGCCTGAAAGATCTGAAAGTAAGCCTTGAGTTTAATCCGAAACTTGTAAAGCTACACAGACTTATTGGTTTTGAAAAAAATTATGTTTATAAAAAACCTGTTCCGAATGAGCTTCCGGGAGATTATACTGTAAGTACATTTTATGAAATGCTTATAGATGAAACCTCTACAGAAAAAGAACTATTCAAAATAAAGCTGAACTATATGGAGAACAATGGGAACTTAGGGAGTATTCAAAAGAATGTATATAAGGATACGAATTCTGCATTTGATAAATCAGCGGATTTTCGTTTTGCTCTTGGGGTAGCCGGTTTCGGAATGTTCTTAAACCGTTATCCGATTACAGATGCAGTTGATTATAACCTTGTAATACATCTCATGCAGGATGCTCTTGATTATGACCCGCAGTCCTATCGTTCAGAATTATTTAAGATTGTTCTAAAATATAGAAATATGCAATAA
- a CDS encoding efflux RND transporter permease subunit: MQALVDYFLKRPTLVNVIIIAVFFLGLQSVLKMRKEAFPTITVNKVIITTIYPGASARDVELNVTREIEESIEGLSGVDEITSYSNEGYSNIVVSIDEDADEVGINKVFDDLDREISKISTLPSGIEGRPSLKKITSFDLPVLEIALFGKTPELRKFVDYFKAKLLEVEGVASVEIVGFPDEEIEVLVDPLKARNKLVDLRRIAYAIQKRNLEGSGGVLESFLSEKKVVSFSKFQSLDEILDTNVRMSEDGLGTKLRDIATLNLNNKEQKLRVRNNGKPGLSILVKNKKDKDVLRTIDGIQSMLKKIEIPKGLSYSLFNDQSRFTRGRLQLVTGNAIAGFILVFIILFFTFDMKTSFWTAFGIPFSLFGVYIILYNMGITLNALTLGGFIVVIGMLVDDAIVVAEEISTYKEEGMSSFEAAKKAVEHVWKPVLASSTTTMIAFSPLVSLGGLPGKFVWVLPLIVILALSVSLFDAYFLLPSHLSHGKVKKIEKKKFVHSLENFYQSVLLKILKFRYVILVLFILLFISSLYLAKEKIRKDPFPQDSSEGITVQFTFPHGYSMDKVEKELTKFEEVLISSPKEDVAGFSLRFGTHSLDPTTDRGSLDNIATAFIYLTPFNERKRQAFQIIKQMREDIRRIYPEGRVTFLMDLMRIGPPMGKDFEIRVSSEYEKEREETVKKIIEYLSKKEGLLEIKDDKVIGKDEINLKFKHDLLSRAGLTVEDVLSTLRIAFDGMIVSSMNHENKTKDIRLRLNEKARADEAFISKLPLLNNRDYMIPLQEFVWMEEKPSRGEIVHVNRIQTTTIFGSVDIRKVNISKVLLEVAKEFPSSGKVRISFSGQPVESQKIFSNLGSAAMIAILGIYLVISLIFDSFAKPFLIMLAIPFSIIGVMYSLYLHNMPISIFAGLAIVGLSGVVVNDSIVMVYTIFSKDEINNLNRDTIVEGAVSRLRPILLTTITTVLGLLPTAYGIGGSDPFFEQMCIALAYGLLFGTFIVLVLIPIFTSILIDFLKWRRKEEVD, encoded by the coding sequence ATGCAGGCACTGGTAGATTATTTTTTAAAACGTCCTACCCTGGTAAATGTCATTATTATCGCGGTCTTTTTTTTAGGTTTACAATCTGTTTTAAAAATGCGGAAGGAAGCTTTCCCCACAATAACGGTAAACAAGGTAATTATCACCACTATCTACCCCGGTGCTTCCGCGAGGGATGTAGAATTAAATGTAACAAGGGAAATTGAGGAATCCATAGAGGGTTTGAGCGGAGTTGATGAAATTACCTCGTACTCGAATGAAGGGTATTCAAATATAGTTGTATCTATTGATGAAGATGCAGATGAAGTCGGCATTAACAAAGTTTTTGATGATCTGGATAGAGAAATTAGTAAGATATCCACATTGCCTTCCGGTATAGAAGGAAGACCTTCTTTGAAGAAAATTACCAGTTTTGATCTACCCGTTTTAGAAATTGCCCTCTTTGGAAAAACCCCGGAACTAAGAAAATTTGTAGACTATTTTAAAGCCAAACTTTTGGAAGTGGAAGGTGTTGCTTCTGTTGAAATTGTAGGTTTTCCGGACGAAGAAATTGAAGTTTTAGTTGATCCGCTTAAAGCGAGGAATAAACTGGTTGACCTTCGCCGAATTGCGTATGCTATTCAAAAACGAAATCTTGAAGGGAGTGGAGGTGTTCTTGAGTCTTTTTTATCTGAGAAAAAAGTTGTATCTTTTAGTAAATTTCAATCCCTTGACGAAATCCTTGATACAAATGTTCGCATGTCGGAGGATGGGCTCGGCACCAAGTTGAGAGACATAGCGACTCTGAATCTCAATAACAAAGAACAAAAACTGAGGGTGCGTAATAATGGGAAGCCGGGGCTTTCTATATTAGTAAAAAATAAAAAGGATAAGGACGTATTAAGAACAATAGATGGCATACAGTCCATGCTAAAAAAAATTGAGATTCCAAAAGGTCTATCTTATTCTTTATTTAACGATCAATCGAGATTTACAAGAGGAAGGTTGCAATTAGTCACAGGCAATGCAATAGCCGGATTTATTCTGGTATTTATTATTTTATTTTTTACCTTTGATATGAAGACTTCCTTCTGGACGGCTTTCGGTATCCCCTTTTCCCTATTTGGAGTTTATATTATTCTGTATAATATGGGAATTACACTGAATGCACTCACTCTCGGAGGTTTTATTGTCGTTATCGGTATGCTTGTAGATGATGCCATTGTTGTCGCGGAAGAAATCAGCACGTATAAAGAAGAAGGTATGTCTTCCTTTGAAGCAGCCAAGAAAGCGGTAGAACACGTATGGAAACCTGTTTTAGCTTCCTCCACAACAACAATGATTGCTTTCAGTCCTCTCGTTTCTCTCGGAGGTCTCCCGGGAAAATTTGTCTGGGTTCTACCCTTAATTGTGATTCTGGCTCTCAGTGTTTCTCTATTTGATGCTTATTTTTTACTTCCCTCACATTTGAGCCACGGAAAGGTAAAAAAAATAGAAAAGAAAAAATTTGTTCATTCTCTTGAAAACTTTTATCAGTCAGTTCTACTTAAAATATTAAAGTTTCGTTATGTAATTCTTGTTTTATTTATACTCCTGTTTATTTCTTCGCTTTATCTGGCAAAAGAAAAAATACGAAAAGATCCTTTTCCGCAGGACTCCTCAGAAGGTATAACAGTTCAATTCACTTTTCCGCATGGCTATAGTATGGATAAGGTAGAAAAAGAATTAACAAAATTTGAAGAAGTTCTTATATCCAGTCCAAAAGAAGATGTGGCAGGATTTAGTTTACGCTTCGGAACACATAGCCTGGATCCTACTACAGATAGGGGAAGTCTTGACAATATTGCTACTGCTTTTATTTATCTCACACCCTTTAATGAGAGAAAAAGACAGGCTTTCCAGATAATAAAACAAATGCGGGAAGATATTCGTAGAATTTATCCTGAAGGCAGGGTTACTTTCCTTATGGATCTAATGAGAATCGGCCCTCCTATGGGAAAAGATTTTGAAATCCGTGTTAGCTCTGAGTATGAAAAAGAGAGAGAGGAGACCGTTAAAAAAATTATTGAATATCTTTCCAAAAAGGAAGGTCTCCTGGAAATAAAAGATGATAAGGTGATAGGGAAAGATGAAATAAATCTAAAATTCAAACATGACCTTCTATCTCGTGCCGGTCTTACTGTTGAGGATGTTCTCTCCACTCTGCGAATTGCCTTTGATGGAATGATAGTCAGCTCCATGAATCATGAGAACAAAACGAAAGATATTCGACTTCGATTGAATGAGAAAGCCAGAGCCGATGAAGCCTTTATATCTAAATTGCCCCTGTTAAACAACCGAGATTACATGATTCCACTTCAAGAATTTGTCTGGATGGAAGAAAAGCCTTCTCGTGGTGAAATCGTACATGTTAATCGCATTCAAACGACTACTATATTCGGAAGTGTAGATATACGAAAAGTGAATATATCCAAAGTCCTATTAGAAGTTGCAAAAGAATTTCCATCTTCGGGAAAAGTTCGAATTTCTTTTAGCGGACAACCTGTAGAGTCACAAAAGATATTTAGTAATCTCGGTTCTGCTGCTATGATAGCCATACTCGGAATTTACCTTGTGATAAGTCTAATATTCGATTCTTTTGCCAAACCTTTTCTAATTATGCTGGCTATTCCTTTCAGTATTATCGGTGTTATGTATTCTTTATATTTACATAATATGCCTATTTCTATCTTTGCAGGCCTTGCGATTGTGGGTTTATCCGGAGTAGTAGTAAACGATTCAATTGTAATGGTATATACAATATTCTCAAAAGATGAAATTAACAACTTAAATCGTGATACGATAGTGGAAGGAGCTGTAAGTCGTTTGCGACCGATTCTTCTGACTACGATTACAACCGTTCTGGGTTTATTACCAACAGCTTATGGGATTGGTGGAAGTGATCCATTTTTTGAACAAATGTGTATTGCCCTCGCTTACGGTCTACTTTTTGGAACCTTTATCGTTCTGGTCTTAATTCCTATCTTTACGAGTATCTTAATCGATTTCCTAAAATGGAGAAGAAAAGAAGAAGTAGATTAG
- a CDS encoding PIN domain-containing protein, whose amino-acid sequence MKYIFDTNIILHMMRNSEIWKRVEREFSFENQNNKIYISIVSEAEILSLARQLAWSEKRVNTLIDILDNIYTLYINKEVVKHYVEIDVYSQGKHPTKKLPANLSSRNMGKNDIWIAATAIAAKAELITTDKDFNHLNGEFLKINYIQ is encoded by the coding sequence ATGAAATATATTTTCGATACAAATATCATTCTTCACATGATGCGAAACTCAGAAATATGGAAAAGAGTAGAGCGTGAATTTAGTTTTGAAAATCAAAATAATAAGATATATATTTCGATTGTTAGTGAGGCTGAAATATTATCTCTTGCAAGACAATTAGCTTGGAGTGAAAAGAGAGTAAATACATTAATAGACATATTAGATAATATTTATACATTATATATTAATAAAGAAGTCGTAAAACATTATGTAGAAATAGATGTTTATAGTCAGGGAAAACATCCTACAAAAAAGTTACCTGCAAATCTGAGTTCTCGCAATATGGGAAAAAATGATATATGGATTGCAGCAACCGCAATAGCTGCAAAAGCAGAACTTATCACAACCGATAAAGATTTTAATCATTTAAATGGAGAATTTCTAAAGATAAATTATATACAATAA
- a CDS encoding sodium:solute symporter family protein, protein MLDIFVFISMMLLLLYIGWRNVKKVNSETAYLLANRSTGLFSLTATLVMTEFNPSTLIGFSAAGYVAGLYALFLPFVFFFGLGFYTISVAKKWKQLNGMSVAELFTMRYGKGVGRLASVFLLLAMLGFSANYIKSLLFIFHPIFPFLSDTVFSLVIVLTVLILTLRGGLFSIISTDVVSFIATLIIIPLIFYFSYESSQSGFQGLQVQFPLEKSKELLPPKYILSLILLTTFTYIAAPWYGQKIFSAKNEKTAFMAVGLSAILVFFLYSFPLLSVSFLKLKGVVLASPDLAFPYIIKNLLPDGLRGFSYALLFAAGITTLSGVWSAMVTMIIADFLGYQDKEARAEKRGIYLTLIIAVLTYLVSITFIDRILDKLILANIPVAALSFSLLAGFYWDKASKVGAISSIITGFIWGSGCYLYFGEKGMYTWYWSFYGIPLIFLVGIVFSYIIPDKSKKPLKRR, encoded by the coding sequence ATGCTGGATATATTTGTATTTATTTCTATGATGCTTTTACTTCTCTATATAGGCTGGAGAAATGTAAAGAAAGTCAATTCAGAAACAGCCTACCTTTTAGCCAATCGAAGCACCGGTCTTTTTAGTCTGACGGCTACTCTTGTGATGACGGAATTCAACCCTTCTACTCTTATCGGCTTCTCGGCTGCCGGCTATGTAGCCGGACTCTATGCACTTTTTTTACCCTTTGTCTTCTTTTTCGGTCTGGGTTTTTATACTATCAGTGTTGCCAAAAAATGGAAGCAGTTAAATGGAATGAGTGTTGCAGAACTTTTTACGATGCGCTATGGTAAAGGAGTCGGTCGATTAGCCAGTGTTTTTTTACTTCTGGCAATGCTCGGTTTTAGTGCCAATTATATCAAATCTTTGCTGTTTATCTTTCATCCCATATTTCCCTTTCTTTCAGACACTGTATTTTCTTTGGTTATTGTTCTTACAGTACTTATACTGACTCTCAGGGGAGGACTTTTTTCTATCATTTCAACCGATGTTGTAAGTTTTATAGCTACTCTTATCATAATTCCTTTAATATTCTATTTCTCTTATGAGTCTTCTCAGTCCGGTTTTCAAGGCCTACAGGTGCAATTCCCCCTGGAAAAAAGTAAGGAATTGCTTCCTCCTAAATATATACTTTCTTTGATTCTCCTGACTACTTTTACTTATATAGCCGCTCCCTGGTACGGACAGAAAATTTTCTCAGCAAAAAATGAGAAAACTGCTTTTATGGCAGTCGGTCTTTCTGCTATTCTGGTTTTTTTTCTGTATTCTTTTCCGCTTCTTTCCGTTTCTTTTTTGAAGTTAAAAGGAGTAGTCTTAGCATCTCCTGATTTAGCTTTTCCTTATATTATAAAGAATCTTCTACCGGATGGACTCAGAGGTTTCAGTTATGCACTTCTATTTGCAGCGGGGATTACAACTTTATCCGGTGTCTGGAGTGCTATGGTTACTATGATAATCGCCGATTTCTTGGGGTATCAGGATAAAGAAGCAAGGGCTGAAAAGCGGGGAATCTATCTTACTCTTATTATAGCGGTTTTGACTTACCTCGTTTCTATCACCTTTATAGACAGGATATTAGACAAACTTATCCTTGCCAATATTCCTGTTGCGGCCCTATCCTTTTCTCTTCTGGCCGGATTTTACTGGGATAAGGCTTCGAAGGTCGGTGCTATTAGCAGTATTATTACGGGCTTTATTTGGGGAAGCGGCTGCTATTTATACTTCGGAGAAAAAGGAATGTACACCTGGTATTGGTCTTTTTATGGCATCCCCCTCATTTTTCTTGTAGGAATTGTATTCTCCTATATTATCCCTGATAAGAGTAAGAAACCTCTAAAGAGGAGGTAA
- a CDS encoding CDP-alcohol phosphatidyltransferase family protein has translation MKDLLLLPNILTLLRILLVIPSIALFEYGHIYYALPLVVFLFLTDFLDGWIARNFEMKSYIGSILDPVADKLVVLSFFSYFYYRGEIILWYYLLILIRDIAQLLSIPILLLWKKIAFQVKPKQIPKWGTAFNFIILGLLASRFYTGSEFFNQFVKFYLFYPLLILSSVIELYILFTYIPRFIQIYRGTHDTFE, from the coding sequence TTGAAAGACCTGCTTTTACTTCCCAACATTCTCACTCTTCTTCGAATTCTCTTAGTAATTCCTTCTATAGCTTTATTCGAATATGGACATATTTATTATGCTCTTCCGCTTGTAGTCTTTCTTTTTTTAACCGATTTTTTGGATGGCTGGATAGCAAGAAACTTCGAGATGAAGTCCTATATAGGTTCGATTTTAGACCCGGTAGCCGATAAGCTGGTTGTTCTCAGCTTTTTTTCTTATTTTTATTACAGGGGAGAAATTATTTTGTGGTATTATCTCTTAATTCTTATCCGGGATATTGCCCAGCTTCTATCTATCCCCATATTATTACTCTGGAAAAAAATAGCCTTTCAGGTGAAACCCAAACAGATTCCGAAATGGGGAACAGCATTTAATTTTATTATATTAGGATTGCTTGCAAGCCGGTTTTACACGGGTTCTGAGTTCTTTAATCAGTTTGTGAAATTTTATCTTTTTTATCCCTTACTCATCCTATCTTCAGTAATAGAGCTTTATATCCTTTTTACTTATATTCCGAGGTTTATACAAATTTACAGGGGAACTCATGATACATTTGAATAA